The Candidatus Syntrophosphaera sp. sequence AAGGCTGTATCTGGAATATACAGCCTATGGCAGCACCAACAGCCAGTTCCCGGTCACAGTAACCCAGTTGCCCAAGTGCCCGGATGATCTGCATGAGTATCCGGTTAAGGTCAAGTTCAGTCTGGAATCCAGATACATTGGCACACCCGGCTATATCGACTTCGGCATCATCATTATCACCGACTTTGACGAGACGGTGATCGGTCAAACCTAAGCATACACCTCAACTATAAAGACCCACTACAGGAGCATACATGTATAAGTTCGCCATCGGTTACTACACTATGGAAGGCACAATCCGCAAGCCCAGAACAGGCGTTGACGTCCGCTTGCTCAGACCAGGTCAAACCTGGGCGGAAGGCAAGCGTCTGATCGAGACTGTACCTGACTCCGGTTACTACGAGATCGGTATCCAAAACGAAGCCGACTGCGGCTTCTATGAGATCTGGGATAACCTGGGCAATCCTCTTGGTCAGTTCAGCGGCAAGACCTGCATGATCGGCAAGATGGATGCCAGGGGAATCCAGAACAATTCCATATATGCCAATCACATCCTGGATGGAGCGGTCACATCAAATAAGATCGCCAACGGAGCCATCTCCAAGAGCCATCTTGCAGTGGAGATACTCACCCTGTCCAAACTGCAGCACGAGATTCAGGATCAGACTAAAGGCGTGGGAGACAACAGCCAAAGCACTCCTGCCGTTATGACCGAAGACAAAATCATAACCCATGTTCTGGATAAGGAATATCAGGAACTACCGCAGATCATCTTCACCAACATGTGCGATGCCTTTCTCTATGTAGCAGATGCCAAACTCGATGGGAATATCGTGACCGTCACCCTCGGCATCAGCCAGGTTTACACCGCCACCGAGCCTTTCTACACCCTGCTCGCCCTCGCCAAATGATGCTCAAGAGAGAAACCCGGCAGAACCGGGTTGTGATTAGGGATAAGCTCCAGCTTACTTCTTTTCGAGTCTGCAGATCAGCTCAGCCATCAGATTGATCATCTCCTTGTAGTCTCCACACTCCCAAGCATCGTCTGCCTTGATCCTGATCTCTTCCTCGGTCATCTTCTCCGACTGTAGCCACGGGCCTCGGAACTGATTCCACCAGCTCTTGTAGTGGAACTCGGTATCATCTGAATCTTCTTGTGATGATGCCGGGGCTTCGATCATCTCTTCAATAGGCTGCTCCGAACCATCGTCTCTCATCAGCACTAGCTGACTGCCTGATTTCACCATCTCCTCCAGCGTTGCCTTCTCTTTGCGATTCTTGTTTTGCTTGGTCATCTTGATCTCCTTCTCGGTTACCCGACTGTTGATTTATGAGTGCTACTATGCACCCCTCGCACAGGTGGTCAAGTCTTTTCTGCACAATACGATAAGAAAGATTGAATATTATTGCTTGACATTGGATGGGGTAGCTTTTCAATGGGATCAGCCTACAGACCCTACATAGAATGCCCTCCGATACGTGGGATCACCGCCCGGTGATTCCCACGTTTTTTTTATTGTTATCAAGGCACAGACTATTGAATTTGCAAAAAGGTTGAAACTGGATTTGCAAAAAGGGTGATACTAGATTTGCAAAAAGGTTGAAACTGGATTTGCAAAAAGGGTGAAACCGATTTGCAAAAAGGGTGATACTGGGGTCTCACTAAAAACAGCGATTTGCAAAGAAAGTGATACTATTTGCAATTTCACTTGATACTCTATATCCCACCAGAAAATCTCATCTGGCTCCCCTTATCAATACGCTATCAATACGGACTCATTACGGACTAAGTCCGTAATGAGTCCGTATTGACACCGTAATGATAAGGAGGGCGAAGGGCTTGGGCCAGGACGGAAAAATGCCTTAGAATCAGCCTGGAAGCGAGGCCGGAGCTGAAATTAGAGCCGTTCTGGCCAGATATGTGTTCGGATGGGTCTAACGGAGGAAGGTGCCCATCTGCAGTTCCTGGTAGGCGGTCTGGATCTCCTGCAGGGTGTTCATGACGATGGAGCCGCGCCAGGAGATGGATTCGTTGAGCGGCTTTCCGGATAGGAAAAGGAAACGCAGGCCGGATGGGCCGGATTCCAGCTCCACTCCCTCGCCGTCGTCGAAGAGCACGGTCTGGCGGTTGCGGGCTTTTTGATCACCGATCATGGCTTCTCCCTCATAGACATAGATGAAGCAGGTGTGGCCTTGGGGCGCTGGCAGGGCCAGCTTTTGTACTGGCGGGATGAAAACGTCGTAGTATTGGGGGTCGATCACGATGTTCTCCGCGGGGCCTTTCACGCCTTGGAAAGTACCGCAGATGATCTTAATTTCGGCTCCGGCGTCGGTTTTTACAACGGGGATTTTGTCCGCCGTGATGTCCTGATAGCGGGGCCGCATCATTTTCTGAGCTGCGGGCAGGTTGGCCCAGAGCTGAAATCCATACATGCGGCCGATGGGATTGGGCTTGGGCATTTCCTGGTGCATGATGCCCTTGCCGGCAGTCATCCATTGCACGTCACCCTTGCCGATCGTGCCGCCGTTCCCCAGGCTGTCCTGGTGTTCCGCGCTGCCTTCCAGCATGTAGGTGATGGTCTCGATCCCGCGGTGGGGGTGCCAGGGAAATCCGGGCAGGTACATTCGCGTGTCGTCATTGCGGAAATCATCCAGCAGCAAAAAGGGGTCGAAAAGCTGCTGGTCGCCATAGCCGAAGGCCCGGTGCAAATGCACTCCGGCGCCCTCGAGGGTCGGTTTGGCGTTTCTAATCAATCTGAGCTTGCGCATGGTCTGTCTCCTGTTCCAGATATCCGCCAGCGAGGTCCATCTCTCTGCGGAACAATCACCTGGCTTTTAAATATCCCTAATCTGACGGGCAGTTTGCAGTCAAGCTTTTTATCGCCGCGGAATCCCGGGTCTGGCTCGCTGATTCCCTGGCCTTCCTATCAATTGAAAATGGATGGAGCATCAGTGCGGTGTTCATTGCCAAATATCCGGGACGAAAAAAAAGCTTGACAGGGTTTATTATATGTCTTGCAATAACTTAAAATATGTATACGGCAAATGTGTCATACTCTTACCATCTTCAAGGAGCAACTTTATGATCGGCATTACCAAACACGCAAATCTGCACTCCCTGGAAAGCAAAACCACGGTAACCGCCTTAATAGATTTTCTGCACACCCACCTGGACCAGTTCCGGGACAGCAAATCGGCGATCGGCAAAGCCATCGACTATGCCTTCAGCACGGAAGCCGGCAAAGGGGGATATGTCCTCCTGGGCTGGAATGGAGAACAACTGGCCGGAGCTGTGGTGATGAACAAAACAGGCATGGACGAGTACATTCCCGGCTGGCTGCTGGTCTACATCGCTGTAAACTCCGGATTGCGGGGCCAGGGGATCGGCTCGGCCCTGATGCGTGAGGCCTTTGACAACTGTGATGGCGGGATCGCCCTGCACGTGGAATACGACAATCCGGCCAAGCGTCTCTACGAACGGCTGGGCTTCACCAGCAAGTATGCCGAGATGCGCTGGCAAAAAGGATAACTTTATGGCACGCATGAAGATACACATAGACCGCCTGATCGAAAACATCGAGAAAATGTCGGAACTGATGAGCCAGCACAAGAAACAGTGGTCTTTGGTGGTGAAAGTCCTGGGGACGGACAAAACCGTTCTGGCCAAGATCCTCAGTAATCCCGCCATCCTCAGCACCCATTCGATTGCCGTTTCCCAATGGAGATCGCTGCAGATCGTCAAAGAGATCAATCCGGAACTGCGCACAATGTACATCAAACCGCCAGCGATCTCTAATGTTGCCAGGATCATCCGCTACGCCGATATCTCCTTCAACAGCTCGTTTCTCACGATCCAGGCCCTGAGCAATGAGGCCGTTAAACAAAACAAGACCCATCAGATCGTGGTCATGATAGAGATGGGCGAATTGCGCGAAGGCATCAACCGGGAGGGCTTGATACCATTTTACAGGCGCGTGTTCAAGCTGCCCAACATCGAAGTGATCGGCATCGGAACAAATCTGGGCTGCATGTACGGGATCCAGCCAACCTATGACAAACTGATCCAATTGGTGCTTTACAAACAGTTGCTCGAAGCCAAATTCAAGCGGAACATCGAATTGGTCTCCGGCGCAAGTTCGATCACCATACCCTTGCTGGAAAAGGGCAAGGTGCCGCAGGGCATGAACCACTTCCGGATCGGCGAGGCGGCCTTTTTGGGAACTTCGCCCCTAAACGACAAACGGGTGCTGGACCTGAACACAGGCGCTTTCACCTTTGAAGCCAATATCGTGGAATTATATAAAAAAAGCAGCCAACCCGACGGGGTCATCTCCGATGCCTCTGTTGGCCACACGGCCGATATCGATACTTCGGAAGAGGAACTCAGATACAGGGCCATCCTGGACTTCGGTGAACTGGACGTGGATCACGCCAATCTGATCCCGGAAGACCCCAGTATCCAGTTCTTTGGCAATAGCAGCGATCTGACCGTATACGATCTGGGGGAAAACCTGCAGAATTACCAAACCGGGGATGTGGTGCGCTTCCGGCTGAAATATATGGCCGTCGCCAAATTGATGTATTCCCGCTTTGTGGAGAAAGTGCTGGTCTGACGGATCCTCTGACAAGACAGTTTAACAGAAAAAGAAAACCGGCGGATGAGCTTTCCGCCGGTTCTATGTTATTGTTAGAAGGGGTTTTATCCCTCGGTCAATTTCTTGTATTGCAGGTATCTGTCCTTGAAGAATTCCGCCGCCCCGGCCTGGAATTTTTCCGATCGTTCCGGGAAGATCCTTTTCAGGGCTGAATAGCGGGTTTCGCCATCCAGGAATTCCTGCACGCTGAGGGTGGGTTCCCTGCTGTCCAGGGTGAGCGGATGTTTGCCTGCGGCGGCATTGAGCGGATTGTATCTGTAGAGCAGCCAGTAACCGGCGTCCACAGCGGATTTCTGGCGTTTCTGGGCCAGGGACATGTCGATGCCGTGGTTGATGCAGGGCGCGTAGGCTATGATAATCGAAGGACCGGGATAGGCCTCGGCTTCCATGATCGCGTTCAGGGCCTGCGCCTTGTTGGCGCCCATGGCAATGGCGGCGACGTAGACGTAGCCATAGCTCATCATCATCATGCCCAGGTCTTTCTTGTTGGTGTTCTTGCCAGCTTCGGCGAAACGGGCGATGGAACCGAGCGGCGTGGCTTTGGAGGCCTGGCCGCCGGTGTTGGAATAGACCTCGGTATCCAGCACGAAGATGTTCATGTTTTGGTTGGATGCCATCACGTGGTCGAGCCCGCCGAAGCCGATATCATAGGCCCAGCCGTCTCCGCCGATCGCCCAGATGGAGCGTTCGACCAGGTAGTCCTGGAGCTCGGCGATCCTCTTCAGATGGGGCTTGCAGCCTTCGCAGGCCTTGTCCAGGGCGGAGGGAAGCAGTTTTCTGATCTTCTCCGCGTTGTCCTTGGCGGCCTGGTCCACGTCGGCCCAATGCTCGAGAGAGTAGCCCAGGGCTTCCTTGAGGGCAGGATCGATCTCTTTGGCCAGCAATTCCTGGGCTGCCTGCTTGAGCAGCTTGCGGTGGGAATTGACGGCCAGGCGCATGCCAAAGCCGTATTCCGCGTTGTCCTCAAAGAGGCTGTTCGCCCAGGCGGGGCCTTTGCCGTCCTTGTTTTTGGCATAGGGGATGGTGGGGAAGGTTCCGCCCCAGATTGAGGAGCAGCCTGTGGCGTTGGCGATGATCATGCGGTCGCCGAAAAGCTGGGTCAGCAGCTTGATGTAGGGGGTTTCGCCGCAGCCGGCGCAGGCTCCGGAGAATTCCAGGAGCGGCTGTTTGAACTGCGAGCCTTTCACGTTGCCTTCCTTGAAATTGGCCATCACGTCTGAAGGCAGGGCTTCAAAGTATTCATAGTTGGCCTGCTGTCCCTGTTCGCGTTCCTCTTCGATGGGTTTCATCACCAGCGCGGCTTTGGGGCATTCGTTCACGCAAACGCGGCAGCTCTGGCAATCGTCGATATAGACCTGAACCTTGTATTGATAGCCTTCGGCGCCGGTGGCCTTGAGGGCTTTGAAGCTGGCGGGGGCGTCCTTGAGGTCCTCATCCTTGATCAGCTTGGCGCGGATCGCGGCATGGGGGCAGACGAAGGAGCACTGGTTGCACTGGATGCAATTTTCCGCGATCCAATGCGGCACTGCCGGAGCCACGCGGCGTTTTTCCAGTTTCGCGGTTCCGCTGGGCACATAACCGTCCAGGGGCATTTGGGATACCTTGATCTGGTCGCCCTCTTCGCGCATGATCGGCTCGATCACGTTCATCGTGAAATCGTCCGAGCCTGCGGGAACAAGCTGCAGATGGGGGCAATTCTCAGCCGGAGGGGTGGCAGGGATCTCTATTTCCACCAAGGCTGCGTTGACCCGGTCCACGGCGTCGAGGTTCATTTTCACAACATCCTCGCCCTTGCGGCCATAGGTCTTTTTGATCGATTCCTTGATCAGGCCAATCGCCTCGCCGCGCTCCAGGATGCCGGAAATGAGGAAGAAAGCGGTCTGCATCACTGTGTTGATGCGCCCGCCCAAGCCCACTTCCTCGGCGATCTTGAGGCCGTCGATGTTGTAAAACTTGATCTTGCGTTCGATGATGGTATTTTGCATGTCACAGGTGAGATGGTTGAACACCTCGTCCCTGCTCCAGGAAGAATTGAGCAGGAAAACGCCGTTTTCCTTGATCCCGCCCAGCAGGTCGAAACGTCCGATGAAAGCCGGATTATGGCAGGCCACGAAGTCTTCCCTGGTTACGAAATACTGGCTCTTGATCGGGTGTTTGCCAAAACGCAGGTGGCTGCGGGTGATGCCGCCGCTCTTCTTGGAGTCGTATTGGAAATAGCCCTGCACATAGAGGTCGGTGTGGTCGCCGATGATCTTGATGCTGTTCTTGTTGGCGCCCACGGTGCCGTCGGAGCCGAGGCCCCAGAACTTGCAATTGACCATGC is a genomic window containing:
- a CDS encoding pirin family protein; protein product: MRKLRLIRNAKPTLEGAGVHLHRAFGYGDQQLFDPFLLLDDFRNDDTRMYLPGFPWHPHRGIETITYMLEGSAEHQDSLGNGGTIGKGDVQWMTAGKGIMHQEMPKPNPIGRMYGFQLWANLPAAQKMMRPRYQDITADKIPVVKTDAGAEIKIICGTFQGVKGPAENIVIDPQYYDVFIPPVQKLALPAPQGHTCFIYVYEGEAMIGDQKARNRQTVLFDDGEGVELESGPSGLRFLFLSGKPLNESISWRGSIVMNTLQEIQTAYQELQMGTFLR
- a CDS encoding GNAT family N-acetyltransferase, encoding MIGITKHANLHSLESKTTVTALIDFLHTHLDQFRDSKSAIGKAIDYAFSTEAGKGGYVLLGWNGEQLAGAVVMNKTGMDEYIPGWLLVYIAVNSGLRGQGIGSALMREAFDNCDGGIALHVEYDNPAKRLYERLGFTSKYAEMRWQKG
- a CDS encoding alanine racemase, giving the protein MARMKIHIDRLIENIEKMSELMSQHKKQWSLVVKVLGTDKTVLAKILSNPAILSTHSIAVSQWRSLQIVKEINPELRTMYIKPPAISNVARIIRYADISFNSSFLTIQALSNEAVKQNKTHQIVVMIEMGELREGINREGLIPFYRRVFKLPNIEVIGIGTNLGCMYGIQPTYDKLIQLVLYKQLLEAKFKRNIELVSGASSITIPLLEKGKVPQGMNHFRIGEAAFLGTSPLNDKRVLDLNTGAFTFEANIVELYKKSSQPDGVISDASVGHTADIDTSEEELRYRAILDFGELDVDHANLIPEDPSIQFFGNSSDLTVYDLGENLQNYQTGDVVRFRLKYMAVAKLMYSRFVEKVLV
- the nifJ gene encoding pyruvate:ferredoxin (flavodoxin) oxidoreductase — protein: MAKNLKATMDGNTAAAHVAYAFVEVAAIYPITPSSGMGELSDAWAADGRKNIHGTTVDVIEMQSEAGAAGAVHGSLSAGALTTTFTASQGLMLMLPNMHKIAGEMLPTVFYVTARSLAAQSLSIFGDHSDVMSARNTGFALIAANSVQEVMDLSVVAQLATMKTSIPFLLFFDGFRTSHELQKIDVIDYETMAELNDHSLTEAFRRRALNPEHPQVKVGQQAPDVYFQGRETSNQQYMDAPGIIAEVMAQVGARIGRQYKPFDYVGHPEAEHVIVAMGSGCEAIEETLTYLNEKRGMKLGLVKVRVYRPFSTEHFLAVLPASVKNIAVLDRTKEPGSIGEPLYLDVVSALKDKPGLFIIGGRYGLSSKDFHPSMILAVYKHLMAKGFHGFTVGIEDDVTHLSLPLDEHIDPSPEGMVNCKFWGLGSDGTVGANKNSIKIIGDHTDLYVQGYFQYDSKKSGGITRSHLRFGKHPIKSQYFVTREDFVACHNPAFIGRFDLLGGIKENGVFLLNSSWSRDEVFNHLTCDMQNTIIERKIKFYNIDGLKIAEEVGLGGRINTVMQTAFFLISGILERGEAIGLIKESIKKTYGRKGEDVVKMNLDAVDRVNAALVEIEIPATPPAENCPHLQLVPAGSDDFTMNVIEPIMREEGDQIKVSQMPLDGYVPSGTAKLEKRRVAPAVPHWIAENCIQCNQCSFVCPHAAIRAKLIKDEDLKDAPASFKALKATGAEGYQYKVQVYIDDCQSCRVCVNECPKAALVMKPIEEEREQGQQANYEYFEALPSDVMANFKEGNVKGSQFKQPLLEFSGACAGCGETPYIKLLTQLFGDRMIIANATGCSSIWGGTFPTIPYAKNKDGKGPAWANSLFEDNAEYGFGMRLAVNSHRKLLKQAAQELLAKEIDPALKEALGYSLEHWADVDQAAKDNAEKIRKLLPSALDKACEGCKPHLKRIAELQDYLVERSIWAIGGDGWAYDIGFGGLDHVMASNQNMNIFVLDTEVYSNTGGQASKATPLGSIARFAEAGKNTNKKDLGMMMMSYGYVYVAAIAMGANKAQALNAIMEAEAYPGPSIIIAYAPCINHGIDMSLAQKRQKSAVDAGYWLLYRYNPLNAAAGKHPLTLDSREPTLSVQEFLDGETRYSALKRIFPERSEKFQAGAAEFFKDRYLQYKKLTEG